One Purpureocillium takamizusanense chromosome 1, complete sequence genomic window carries:
- a CDS encoding uncharacterized protein (EggNog:ENOG503P0UP~COG:S) — MASSKEMQPSARPLTHQRPSPSSSSPSGLPGRQAHARTNSHSHSLLTGALNANHRVTRRKSVTTNNGPNFAALTAAVANGEQTAAMPIANATRRNTGSKARVGSLPSPPASLPLHKTVPEIVKDSSAIDDETHDGSADEAATKFQKARIRRASDGQPLAKESKKSNRVEVRCEKCGKGYKHSSCLTKHLWEHTPEWSYTSKLLISKHQQVQLLEAASVLVAMNGKESTTTPPDSAKDSASEPDSASPAASGYSEQPERQSSADTTPPPTIDGINFASPYRDTSEFARSYQSSSLKPPFMLGSIPNGPGFGHSRQPSHERRPPSSGANRTGQEDRDLAAAVELLSCSFGSNNGSHGTVTLPADAPPVPPVPAQYLDQASSLASASFINSFPRRQPESFTRGELRRGSEDVKMEDSGDDDDFDMRSRARSDEDDDGVFGRMEE; from the exons A GAAATGCAGCCCTCGGCTCGGCCATTGACGCACCAgcgcccctcgccgtcgagctcgtccccCTCCGGCTTGCCTGGCCGCCAAGCCCACGCCCGAACCAACTCGCATTCACACTCGCTCCTCACCGGCGCCCTCAATGCCAACCATCGGGTGACCCGCCGCAAGTCCGTCACCACCAATAACGGTCCCAATTTTGCCGCtctcacggccgccgtcgccaatgGAGAGCAGACGGCTGCCATGCCCATTGCCAACGCCACTCGGCGCAACACGGGGTCCAAGGCGAGGGTCGGCAGCCtgccctcgcctcccgcGAGCCTGCCGCTCCACAAGACGGTCCCGGAGATCGTCAAGgacagcagcgccatcgacgacgagactCACGACGGGTCCGCGGACGAAGCGGCGACCAAGTTCCAAAAGGCGCGCATCAGGCGCGCTagcgacggccagccgctcGCCAAGGAGTCCAAGAAGAGCAACCGCGTCGAAGTCCGATGCGAAAAGTGTGGCAAGGGCTACAAGCATAGCAGCTGCTTGACCAAGCATCT ATGGGAGCATACGCCCGAGTGGTCCTACACCTCCAAGCTGCTCATCTCGAAGCAccagcaggtccagctcctcgaagCTGCCTCGGTGCTCGTGGCAATGAATGGCAAGGAGAGCACGACCACGCCACCAGACTCGGCCAAGGACTCGGCCAGTGAGCCCGACTCTGCGTCCCCTGCGGCCTCGGGCTACTCGGAGCAGCCCGAGCGCCAGAGTTCGGCCGACACCACCCCGCCCCCGACGATTGACGGCATCAATTTTGCCTCGCCGTATCGTGACACGTCGGAGTTTGCGCGGAGCTACCAGTCAAGCTCGCTCAAGCCACCCTTCATGTTAGGGAGCATCCCCAATGGACCGGGGTTTGGCCACTCGCGCCAGCCCAGTCATGAACGTCGCCCCCCGTCCTCGGGCGCCAACAGGACGGGTCAAGAGGATCGCGACCTGGCGGCTGCAGTAGAACTGCTCAGCTGCAGCTTCGGGAGCAACAACGGTTCTCACGGCACGGTGACGCTGCCGGCCGACGCACCCCCAGTGCCTCCGGTGCCGGCGCAGTACCTGGAccaggcgtcgtcgctggcgagcgccagcTTCATCAACAGCTTTCCGCGACGCCAGCCGGAGAGCTTCACGCGGGGCGAGCTGCGACGCGGCAGCGAGGACGTGAAGATGGaggacagcggcgacgacgacgacttcgacATGCGGTCGCGGGCCCggagcgacgaggatgacgacggcgtcttTGGCCGCATGGAGGAATGA
- a CDS encoding uncharacterized protein (EggNog:ENOG503P0UP~COG:S), giving the protein MMTHRREESPCAPACSAPARDSHADHSSSPLVQEMQPSARPLTHQRPSPSSSSPSGLPGRQAHARTNSHSHSLLTGALNANHRVTRRKSVTTNNGPNFAALTAAVANGEQTAAMPIANATRRNTGSKARVGSLPSPPASLPLHKTVPEIVKDSSAIDDETHDGSADEAATKFQKARIRRASDGQPLAKESKKSNRVEVRCEKCGKGYKHSSCLTKHLWEHTPEWSYTSKLLISKHQQVQLLEAASVLVAMNGKESTTTPPDSAKDSASEPDSASPAASGYSEQPERQSSADTTPPPTIDGINFASPYRDTSEFARSYQSSSLKPPFMLGSIPNGPGFGHSRQPSHERRPPSSGANRTGQEDRDLAAAVELLSCSFGSNNGSHGTVTLPADAPPVPPVPAQYLDQASSLASASFINSFPRRQPESFTRGELRRGSEDVKMEDSGDDDDFDMRSRARSDEDDDGVFGRMEE; this is encoded by the exons ATGATGACCCATCGTCGTGAGGAATCGCCTTGTGCACCTGCTTGTTCCGCTCCCGCGAGAGACAGTCATGCTGATCACTCTTCGTCTCCCCTCGTTCAGGAAATGCAGCCCTCGGCTCGGCCATTGACGCACCAgcgcccctcgccgtcgagctcgtccccCTCCGGCTTGCCTGGCCGCCAAGCCCACGCCCGAACCAACTCGCATTCACACTCGCTCCTCACCGGCGCCCTCAATGCCAACCATCGGGTGACCCGCCGCAAGTCCGTCACCACCAATAACGGTCCCAATTTTGCCGCtctcacggccgccgtcgccaatgGAGAGCAGACGGCTGCCATGCCCATTGCCAACGCCACTCGGCGCAACACGGGGTCCAAGGCGAGGGTCGGCAGCCtgccctcgcctcccgcGAGCCTGCCGCTCCACAAGACGGTCCCGGAGATCGTCAAGgacagcagcgccatcgacgacgagactCACGACGGGTCCGCGGACGAAGCGGCGACCAAGTTCCAAAAGGCGCGCATCAGGCGCGCTagcgacggccagccgctcGCCAAGGAGTCCAAGAAGAGCAACCGCGTCGAAGTCCGATGCGAAAAGTGTGGCAAGGGCTACAAGCATAGCAGCTGCTTGACCAAGCATCT ATGGGAGCATACGCCCGAGTGGTCCTACACCTCCAAGCTGCTCATCTCGAAGCAccagcaggtccagctcctcgaagCTGCCTCGGTGCTCGTGGCAATGAATGGCAAGGAGAGCACGACCACGCCACCAGACTCGGCCAAGGACTCGGCCAGTGAGCCCGACTCTGCGTCCCCTGCGGCCTCGGGCTACTCGGAGCAGCCCGAGCGCCAGAGTTCGGCCGACACCACCCCGCCCCCGACGATTGACGGCATCAATTTTGCCTCGCCGTATCGTGACACGTCGGAGTTTGCGCGGAGCTACCAGTCAAGCTCGCTCAAGCCACCCTTCATGTTAGGGAGCATCCCCAATGGACCGGGGTTTGGCCACTCGCGCCAGCCCAGTCATGAACGTCGCCCCCCGTCCTCGGGCGCCAACAGGACGGGTCAAGAGGATCGCGACCTGGCGGCTGCAGTAGAACTGCTCAGCTGCAGCTTCGGGAGCAACAACGGTTCTCACGGCACGGTGACGCTGCCGGCCGACGCACCCCCAGTGCCTCCGGTGCCGGCGCAGTACCTGGAccaggcgtcgtcgctggcgagcgccagcTTCATCAACAGCTTTCCGCGACGCCAGCCGGAGAGCTTCACGCGGGGCGAGCTGCGACGCGGCAGCGAGGACGTGAAGATGGaggacagcggcgacgacgacgacttcgacATGCGGTCGCGGGCCCggagcgacgaggatgacgacggcgtcttTGGCCGCATGGAGGAATGA
- a CDS encoding uncharacterized protein (EggNog:ENOG503P1F5~TransMembrane:8 (i46-68o88-106i118-134o140-160i181-204o224-249i293-314o320-340i)): protein MAPAKRSVKSDAAVAAKAHEALDKVADAQAIVPAPRRQQQQGKLPVLVQFPIAAALSFALASLGYSIVGEVSKGELVSVFRAQDTWGHLAILAGWRITELAVAWFGNMDSLDVAMMDLLSHAPSLYLLATFYSLSPRTAASALVVDVVSAAVPFALMRPLSEIHRPSAKSGNRELIDLPMLLYTAALSTGIYTVVLALSLRLVLPRILVVYFSGLPSVEPAYSATYGAVLPVTGVLGAAASLFIFAPFATTGKSKEDDKLGKFDPVEATLGETVRWNLWGYTAKTKVVIRRTAAAAFVTGVNTYLACTMTISGVDSTGATAYAAVWVVAALSTGLGLGLVGSGD, encoded by the exons ATGGCGCCGGCCAAGAGGAGCGTAAAATCGGATGCCGCagtggcggccaaggcgcacgaggcgctcgacaaGGTGGCGGATGCGCAGGCCATTgtgcccgcgccgcgacggcagcagcagcaaggcaagCTTCCCGTGCTCGTGCAGTTCCCCATCGCGGCAGCTCTGAGCTTCGCGCTCGCGAGCCTGGGCTACAGCATCGTCGGAGAGGTGAGCAAGGGAGAGCTTGTCTCCGTGTTCCGCGCGCAGGACACGTGGGGCCACCTGGCCATCTTGGCCGGATGGAGGAT CACCGAGCTGGCGGTCGCGTGGTTCGGCAACATGGACAGCCTGGacgtggccatgatggaccTCCTGTCCCATGCGCCATCG CTCTACCTGCTCGCGACCTTCTACTCGCTTAGCCCCCGAACAGCTGCGTCGGCGCTCGTCGTGGACGTtgtgtcggcggccgtgccCTTTGCGCTTATGCGTCCTCTCTCCGAGATCCATCGACCCTCAGCCAAGAGCGGCAACCGCGAGCTCATCGACTTGCCCATGCTGCTATATACAGCGGCTCTATCCACGGGCATCTATACCGTGGTTCTCGCCCTGTCGCTCCGGCTCGTGCTGCCGCGCATTCTAGTCGTGTACTTTTCCGGCCTGCCCAGCGTGGAGCCGGCGTACTCAGCGACGTACGGCGCCGTACTTCCCGTGACGGGCGTgttgggggcggcggcgagcctcTTCATTTTCGCGCCGTTTGCCACGACGGGCAAGTCCAAAGAGGACGACAAGCTGGGCAAGTTCGACCCCGTGGAGGCGACGCTCGGGGAGACAGTGCGGTGGAACCTCTGGGGCTACACGGCCAAGACCAAGGTGGTGATccggcggacggcggcagcggcgtttGTGACGGGGGTCAACACGTACCTGGCATGCACCATGACCATTTCCGGGGTCGACtcgacgggcgcgacggcgtaTGCGGCCGTTTGGGTCGTTGCCGCGTTGAGCACGGGGCTGGGCCTCGGATtggtcggcagcggcgactgA